One window from the genome of Elusimicrobiota bacterium encodes:
- a CDS encoding sensor histidine kinase, translating into MKLTVKFIGVTLVASLVPLTWVGIRVVRETESSLRASTERLQRGLAERTAEAAKTQMDGAVNLLTLAARNIDGNRPGTAALEPLLNNYPILMDLWVYDAKGQPRANLHRLGPAPGIPPKMWGAVRKEIQERGYFSGPWETPKGTAPRRLIAVPRVDSSLRTVGYVVARINLYVLSESLQGLDLGTEGQAYLITKKGDLLAHSLSENIFRSGFTPPPDWISTDWIDGEHRDPEGQQILVARAPLAEQDAWAFYLQPIETALATVTALKKRIQRSLLLAAGFAALLALGLSGFITRPLRKFLSAVRGMQEGHFDSLVDVRSSDELGEIAQAIRDAQPVLEKKVRDSVLGKMSRLLSHDMRQPIQALRNSLDTIVQHVTGADDTARRHLTLSGEALDWMDDFIEDILTVGRERPLVPRRMDLGQVAQNVLAKLKIPDGIVVTKLFAANSPPCSVDEKEVRKAVANLIKNAFEVLGNAGRIELTTRPAEGGVSLTISDNGPGIPEEKKAKLFEEFTTKSSGTGLGLLVVKRVMERHNGKIEIASGPQGTHVTLWFPLSISG; encoded by the coding sequence ATGAAACTGACGGTTAAATTTATTGGGGTGACCCTGGTGGCCTCCCTGGTCCCGCTGACATGGGTGGGAATCCGGGTCGTACGCGAAACAGAATCCTCTCTCCGGGCCAGTACCGAACGACTTCAACGGGGTCTGGCCGAACGGACCGCGGAAGCCGCGAAAACCCAGATGGATGGTGCGGTGAACCTGCTTACCCTCGCCGCTCGAAACATCGATGGAAATCGGCCAGGGACGGCCGCCCTCGAGCCCCTCCTCAACAACTACCCCATCCTCATGGATCTCTGGGTTTACGACGCCAAGGGTCAGCCGCGGGCCAATCTGCATCGGTTGGGCCCCGCCCCGGGAATTCCACCGAAGATGTGGGGCGCCGTGCGGAAAGAAATTCAAGAACGCGGTTATTTTTCGGGCCCCTGGGAAACTCCCAAAGGAACCGCCCCGCGTCGGCTTATTGCCGTGCCCCGCGTGGATTCGTCCCTCCGCACGGTGGGCTACGTGGTCGCTCGCATCAACCTTTACGTGCTCAGCGAATCCTTGCAAGGCCTTGACCTGGGGACGGAAGGACAGGCCTACTTGATCACGAAAAAAGGCGATTTGTTGGCCCATTCCCTTTCGGAAAACATTTTCAGATCAGGGTTTACCCCTCCGCCCGATTGGATTTCAACCGATTGGATCGATGGAGAACACAGGGACCCTGAGGGACAGCAGATTCTCGTGGCCCGTGCCCCCTTAGCAGAACAAGACGCCTGGGCCTTTTATCTCCAACCCATCGAAACCGCCTTGGCAACGGTAACGGCGCTCAAAAAAAGGATCCAGAGGTCCTTGCTCCTGGCCGCGGGATTCGCCGCGCTCTTGGCCTTGGGCCTGAGCGGGTTTATCACCCGCCCCCTGCGAAAATTTCTCTCCGCCGTTCGCGGAATGCAGGAAGGTCACTTTGACAGCCTGGTGGACGTTCGTTCATCCGACGAATTGGGAGAGATCGCCCAGGCCATCCGGGACGCCCAGCCGGTTTTGGAAAAAAAAGTTCGAGATTCGGTCCTCGGGAAAATGTCTCGGCTTCTCAGCCACGACATGCGCCAACCCATCCAAGCGCTCCGGAACTCCCTGGACACCATCGTTCAACACGTGACCGGAGCTGACGACACCGCCCGACGTCATTTAACACTCAGCGGAGAAGCGCTGGATTGGATGGACGATTTTATTGAGGACATCTTAACAGTGGGACGGGAACGGCCCCTCGTTCCACGGCGCATGGATCTAGGACAAGTGGCACAAAACGTTTTGGCAAAATTGAAAATTCCGGACGGCATTGTCGTCACGAAACTTTTCGCCGCGAACTCTCCCCCGTGCTCCGTAGACGAAAAAGAAGTGCGGAAGGCTGTTGCCAACCTGATTAAGAATGCTTTCGAAGTGTTGGGGAACGCGGGACGTATTGAATTGACCACTCGGCCGGCCGAGGGAGGCGTTTCATTAACGATCAGCGATAACGGGCCGGGCATCCCGGAAGAGAAGAAGGCGAAACTTTTCGAAGAATTCACGACAAAAAGTTCGGGAACGGGATTGGGGTTATTGGTGGTGAAACGTGTCATGGAACGGCACAACGGGAAAATCGAAATTGCCAGCGGGCCCCAGGGAACCCACGTCACGCTCTGGTTCCCTCTCTCTATTTCGGGTTGA
- a CDS encoding phosphatase PAP2 family protein, translated as MISFVRLALPTILLFSSYPLSAETPSEVPSLDLPVHVRRGYGYTRPHPLAFITHQPSDMKMAWQRTFKKENILPLSLLAAGTGVLIVLDQYLFERTYKAGDTLNITHESEQNTLADITLPGSYKVRLNGPNNIGTGLYFLGDGITHAAIAGSFLTVGLMASDNRALQTASQLVEGILANGIVVQLLKHTTGRENPNTATQTGGKWQFFPNQKDYAKHVNKYDAFPSGHLSTAMVTVTVISSNYPEYKFVRPLGYTLMGALSFQMVNNGVHWYSDYPLAIAMGWMFGKIAVDRGRSKTDDSASLPFFIGPTTIAGKPGLALTFPFGGPPSKKARSPL; from the coding sequence TTGATTTCATTTGTACGCCTGGCGCTCCCCACCATCCTCCTCTTTTCAAGCTATCCCCTTTCCGCCGAAACCCCGAGCGAAGTGCCGTCTTTGGATCTTCCGGTTCACGTTCGACGGGGTTATGGATACACCCGCCCCCACCCGCTCGCGTTCATCACCCACCAGCCGTCCGACATGAAAATGGCCTGGCAAAGAACCTTTAAAAAAGAGAACATTCTCCCCCTCAGTCTCTTGGCCGCTGGGACAGGGGTCTTGATTGTCCTGGACCAATACCTTTTTGAGCGCACGTATAAGGCCGGAGACACACTGAACATCACCCACGAAAGCGAACAAAATACCCTAGCGGATATAACGCTTCCAGGTTCTTACAAAGTTCGACTGAATGGCCCCAACAACATCGGCACCGGGCTCTATTTCTTAGGGGACGGGATCACCCACGCGGCGATTGCGGGAAGTTTTCTTACGGTCGGGTTGATGGCTTCGGACAATCGAGCCCTGCAGACCGCAAGTCAACTGGTCGAAGGCATCCTCGCCAACGGCATCGTGGTTCAACTCCTCAAACACACCACCGGCCGGGAAAACCCGAACACCGCCACCCAAACGGGAGGGAAATGGCAGTTTTTCCCCAACCAGAAGGATTACGCGAAACACGTAAATAAATATGACGCTTTTCCTTCTGGGCATCTCTCCACCGCAATGGTCACGGTGACGGTGATCTCCTCCAACTACCCCGAATACAAATTCGTGCGCCCTCTGGGCTACACGTTGATGGGTGCTCTCTCTTTTCAAATGGTGAACAACGGGGTTCATTGGTACAGCGACTACCCCTTGGCCATTGCCATGGGATGGATGTTCGGAAAAATCGCCGTGGACCGGGGACGATCAAAAACGGACGACTCGGCCTCACTCCCCTTCTTTATTGGACCCACGACCATCGCGGGAAAACCCGGGTTGGCCCTCACATTTCCTTTTGGCGGACCTCCGTCAAAGAAGGCGCGGAGTCCCTTATGA
- a CDS encoding response regulator transcription factor, with protein MDKKTYRIVLADDHPLMRESIATFIDDHCSDQLKVVAQAGDGVAAIEAVERHKPDIALVDLGMPRLDGVSTVRKIKATNPGIQVVVFSMYEDQSHVVEAIRAGADDYLFKKDATAAAVVGHLLRILGGSLPPQDTLRRRLFQAVRGADDDEVDTGFTKLTGAELEVLKLAAHSGLTMKEIATHLGEKGGGPTESTVRKHLEHIYEKLGAKNQSHAVCLAVKYGLISADDAEPDLNPK; from the coding sequence ATGGATAAGAAAACATATCGAATTGTTTTGGCGGATGACCATCCCCTGATGCGGGAATCCATTGCGACTTTTATCGACGACCATTGTTCGGACCAACTGAAAGTGGTGGCCCAGGCGGGGGATGGCGTGGCCGCCATTGAAGCGGTGGAACGGCATAAACCCGATATCGCGCTGGTGGATTTGGGGATGCCTCGGTTGGATGGGGTCAGTACGGTGCGGAAAATTAAAGCCACGAACCCGGGGATCCAAGTCGTGGTTTTCTCAATGTATGAGGATCAGTCCCATGTGGTGGAAGCGATTCGGGCGGGGGCCGACGATTATCTATTTAAGAAAGACGCCACCGCGGCTGCGGTCGTGGGGCACTTGCTTCGGATTTTGGGTGGTTCGTTGCCCCCGCAAGACACTCTCCGTCGTCGTCTTTTTCAAGCGGTGCGGGGGGCCGATGACGATGAAGTGGATACGGGGTTTACCAAACTGACCGGAGCGGAACTGGAGGTCCTGAAGTTAGCGGCCCATTCGGGATTAACGATGAAAGAAATTGCGACCCATTTAGGAGAAAAAGGGGGCGGACCGACCGAAAGCACGGTCCGAAAACATTTGGAACACATTTATGAGAAACTCGGGGCCAAGAATCAAAGCCACGCGGTGTGTTTGGCGGTGAAATACGGTTTGATTTCGGCCGACGACGCGGAGCCCGATCTCAACCCGAAATAG
- a CDS encoding M48 family metallopeptidase, with protein MTFTLLSWIIAVSLLAVQIVEWIGDVLNLRALVPTPPAGFERVYDGDRYAKSQTYTRERTRFGFVVSSVSLVTLFLFWFMGGFHVLDSWTRSWALPEIFRGLAYIGILAMGKEFLSLPFSLYGTFVIEERYGFNRTTARTFIGDRLKGYGLTVLIGGPVLALVLWLFIRWGGGAWVWGWMAVAGISLLFQFIAPTWILPLFNKFTPLEEGPLRQAIFDLARRVEFPLTNVFVMDGSKRSAKGNAFFTGFGKNKRIALFDTLIEKHTVTELTAVLAHEIGHYKKGHIWKGFALRVVQTGVLFYLLSLTLGRSELFNAFGLEQISVPAGLVLFGILFSPVSFFISLPLHAFSRRNEYEADRYAQETLGTGKDLASGLKGLSAAGLSNLTPHPFYVWLHASHPPVVDRVAALLKFSPPVKSPTVGIETLQ; from the coding sequence ATGACCTTTACTCTTTTGTCGTGGATTATCGCGGTATCCCTTTTGGCAGTGCAGATTGTTGAGTGGATAGGGGATGTGTTAAATCTCCGCGCTTTGGTCCCCACACCGCCCGCCGGGTTTGAGCGTGTCTATGACGGGGATCGTTACGCGAAAAGTCAGACCTACACCCGGGAACGAACTCGGTTCGGTTTCGTGGTTTCGAGTGTGTCCCTGGTGACGCTTTTCCTTTTTTGGTTTATGGGTGGGTTTCATGTTTTGGATTCCTGGACACGATCCTGGGCCTTACCGGAAATATTTCGCGGCTTGGCCTACATTGGCATTCTTGCCATGGGAAAGGAATTCCTTTCTCTTCCGTTTAGCCTTTACGGAACCTTTGTGATTGAGGAGCGTTATGGGTTCAATCGCACCACGGCCCGAACATTTATCGGAGACCGACTTAAAGGGTACGGTCTCACCGTTTTGATTGGCGGGCCGGTGTTGGCTTTAGTCTTGTGGTTGTTCATTCGATGGGGCGGGGGCGCCTGGGTTTGGGGGTGGATGGCGGTCGCGGGGATCAGTCTCCTCTTTCAATTTATTGCACCCACCTGGATCCTGCCCCTCTTTAACAAATTCACACCTTTGGAAGAGGGACCACTTCGTCAGGCCATTTTCGATTTAGCGCGGCGGGTGGAATTCCCGCTCACCAATGTTTTTGTGATGGACGGATCCAAGCGGTCCGCCAAGGGGAACGCTTTTTTTACAGGTTTTGGGAAAAACAAGCGTATTGCTCTTTTTGACACGTTGATTGAAAAGCATACAGTAACGGAACTCACGGCCGTGCTGGCCCATGAGATCGGTCATTACAAGAAGGGGCACATCTGGAAAGGGTTTGCTTTACGTGTTGTTCAGACGGGCGTGCTTTTCTATCTTTTGTCTCTCACGTTGGGACGTTCCGAACTGTTCAACGCGTTTGGATTGGAGCAAATCAGTGTTCCGGCGGGGCTCGTTCTCTTCGGCATTCTGTTTTCACCGGTATCGTTCTTCATCAGCCTCCCCCTTCACGCCTTCTCCCGTCGCAACGAATATGAGGCGGACCGGTACGCTCAAGAAACGCTTGGCACAGGGAAAGACTTAGCCTCAGGTCTAAAAGGACTCTCCGCCGCAGGCCTGTCAAACCTAACCCCTCATCCCTTCTACGTTTGGCTTCACGCTTCCCACCCGCCGGTGGTGGACCGGGTGGCGGCCCTTTTAAAATTCTCGCCGCCAGTAAAGTCCCCGACCGTCGGAATAGAGACCCTTCAATAA
- a CDS encoding PilZ domain-containing protein — protein MISDQRAHNRVSFFFGGDIYRDADGEKVGRVIIRDISFSGIRIETLEPWEPGDTVFLDFAIAGRFEFRRVPVVVARSDGNLGSYVTGLNFRQGEDRRRVRHALTYTIECSN, from the coding sequence ATGATATCCGATCAACGAGCCCACAACAGGGTTAGTTTTTTCTTTGGCGGGGACATTTATCGGGATGCCGATGGTGAGAAGGTGGGCCGGGTCATTATTCGGGACATCAGTTTTTCGGGGATTCGCATCGAAACCCTGGAACCCTGGGAACCCGGTGACACGGTCTTTCTCGATTTCGCCATTGCAGGACGTTTTGAGTTTCGTCGCGTGCCTGTGGTGGTGGCTCGCAGTGATGGGAACCTTGGGTCCTACGTGACGGGGCTCAATTTCCGCCAAGGGGAAGACCGTCGGCGGGTTCGTCATGCGCTCACTTACACGATTGAATGTTCGAATTGA
- a CDS encoding discoidin domain-containing protein, protein MIKKHVGFVVSFFFGLSLSHGAMPKSSASGEEVFRLNCGAEGWDLTDPRGDFWVQDEDFSALNRWGFSGGTAFDAEGSGVVISPTLTDIPEVYRTHRWGNSSMSYRVDLPNGDYRVTLHFAETRWTSVGARVFDVALQGQVVLEDLDVFAQAGGQAIPWAQTFLVRVSNERIQLTFPQVLADSAFISGIEIKVQSVSDDDVLGFLQKKMFWYFWNEAGPGTGLISDKSKNWMEQPFTTASVATTGFGLSVLTVAAERGWISPEAARQRVQGTLDFFRQMQLDPARSYHGMWYHFVDWTSGQRNYTSEVSTVDSALFILGALQAGEYFRTTDPTIAQKADALYRAMEWDWFTQRGGVNNPFISMGWNPEAGGIMAPDRGSFIPAWWNMYAESVFVNLLALASPTHPIEARAWVEMRRHGSNATGGGIYEFMHLPPLFVHQYHNLYYDFRNKNDGVSDYWDAAVQATQRDRALCASDSRYEPDIWGLTACDTKNNGYQVYGSVPDGTRDGTAAPTGPLASIPMTPTESIASARKMFFQYKHAIWGRHGFTDSFSTSANERADYALGLDNGPIILAIENYRSNLIRESFTRNPIVATALARAGFVSTGERPRYFSYSVKNGNPAVNAFDDDPATRWESVWSDDQWLAVDFGKPTPLSYVRLKWETAHGKDYRIQTSDDNVVWTTVATVTNGDGGDDVVWFPRTTARMIRMYGDQRGGVSGTVWGFSLYSMKVGDWGPSDLKAEILDRQTVRWTWTDNADDETGYRFYRAESALGPYTLLAELPANTETYVETGLRPRGQYYRRLIAVGPAGESSPVDGATGVLSIPGNSMADVRAFPNPFRPGRDPLFYMTDVPVGSNVKLFTVAGEQVRELPPADSAGVTRWDGRNAHGSAVAPGVYLGVIEKDGQKKNIRVGVE, encoded by the coding sequence TTGATTAAAAAACACGTGGGTTTCGTTGTTTCCTTCTTTTTCGGGTTGAGCTTGTCCCATGGGGCCATGCCCAAATCGTCGGCCAGCGGGGAAGAGGTCTTTCGCCTCAACTGTGGGGCGGAAGGTTGGGACCTAACCGACCCGCGGGGCGATTTTTGGGTTCAAGATGAAGATTTTTCCGCTCTCAACCGCTGGGGTTTTTCGGGGGGAACCGCATTCGACGCGGAGGGGTCTGGGGTGGTCATCTCCCCCACCTTGACCGACATCCCAGAAGTCTACCGCACTCACCGGTGGGGGAATTCCTCAATGAGCTATCGAGTGGATTTGCCCAATGGGGATTACCGCGTGACCCTTCATTTCGCCGAGACCCGCTGGACCAGTGTCGGAGCCCGGGTTTTTGATGTGGCGCTGCAAGGTCAAGTGGTTTTGGAGGATTTGGATGTTTTTGCCCAGGCGGGGGGGCAAGCCATCCCTTGGGCCCAAACCTTTTTAGTCCGTGTTTCAAATGAGCGTATCCAGTTAACCTTTCCTCAGGTTTTGGCGGACAGTGCCTTTATATCGGGTATTGAAATCAAAGTTCAATCGGTTTCGGATGACGACGTATTGGGGTTTCTTCAAAAGAAGATGTTTTGGTACTTTTGGAACGAGGCGGGGCCCGGAACGGGGTTGATCAGTGATAAATCGAAAAATTGGATGGAACAGCCTTTTACCACCGCCAGCGTTGCGACCACGGGATTTGGGCTAAGTGTTTTGACCGTCGCGGCAGAGCGAGGATGGATTTCTCCTGAAGCCGCTCGCCAGCGGGTTCAGGGGACGCTTGATTTTTTCCGGCAAATGCAGCTGGACCCCGCACGAAGTTACCACGGCATGTGGTATCACTTTGTGGACTGGACCAGTGGTCAACGGAATTATACTTCGGAGGTCTCCACGGTGGATTCCGCGCTCTTCATTTTGGGCGCACTTCAAGCGGGTGAATATTTTCGAACCACCGACCCCACGATTGCTCAAAAAGCGGATGCCCTCTACCGGGCGATGGAATGGGATTGGTTTACTCAGCGGGGGGGGGTAAACAATCCCTTTATCTCAATGGGGTGGAACCCGGAGGCGGGTGGAATAATGGCTCCGGACCGAGGTTCATTTATTCCGGCCTGGTGGAATATGTATGCGGAATCGGTTTTCGTAAACCTTCTGGCCTTGGCGTCCCCCACTCATCCCATTGAAGCCCGGGCTTGGGTGGAAATGCGTCGTCACGGATCCAATGCCACGGGAGGGGGGATCTACGAGTTTATGCACTTGCCCCCCTTGTTTGTCCACCAGTATCACAACCTTTATTATGACTTCCGCAACAAAAATGACGGGGTGTCTGACTATTGGGACGCGGCGGTACAAGCCACACAGCGGGATCGCGCCTTGTGCGCGTCGGATTCCCGGTATGAACCCGATATTTGGGGATTGACCGCTTGTGACACAAAGAACAACGGTTACCAGGTGTATGGGAGTGTCCCGGACGGAACCCGGGACGGAACGGCGGCCCCCACGGGACCGCTGGCGTCGATCCCCATGACGCCAACGGAATCCATCGCTTCGGCCCGAAAGATGTTTTTCCAGTATAAACACGCCATCTGGGGGCGCCATGGGTTTACGGATTCGTTCAGCACGTCCGCGAACGAACGGGCGGACTATGCCCTGGGTTTGGATAACGGTCCCATTATCCTGGCGATAGAAAATTATCGATCCAATCTTATTCGCGAATCGTTCACGCGAAATCCGATCGTGGCAACGGCTCTGGCTCGGGCCGGATTTGTATCCACAGGGGAACGTCCCCGATATTTTTCCTATTCCGTAAAAAATGGCAACCCGGCTGTCAACGCGTTCGACGATGATCCCGCCACCCGTTGGGAGTCTGTTTGGTCTGACGATCAATGGCTCGCGGTGGATTTCGGAAAACCCACACCCCTGAGCTATGTTCGCTTGAAATGGGAAACGGCGCACGGAAAGGATTATCGGATCCAAACCTCGGACGACAATGTGGTCTGGACGACGGTCGCCACCGTGACGAATGGGGATGGTGGGGACGATGTGGTTTGGTTCCCGCGCACCACAGCTCGGATGATCCGGATGTACGGAGATCAACGGGGCGGAGTGTCTGGAACCGTTTGGGGTTTTTCCCTCTATTCGATGAAGGTCGGCGATTGGGGGCCCAGTGATCTGAAAGCGGAGATTCTCGATCGCCAGACCGTGCGTTGGACCTGGACCGACAATGCTGATGATGAAACGGGGTACCGGTTTTATCGCGCGGAGTCCGCCCTGGGGCCCTACACGTTGTTGGCCGAGCTTCCGGCCAATACGGAGACTTACGTGGAAACGGGGCTCCGCCCAAGGGGTCAATATTACCGTCGATTGATTGCCGTTGGCCCCGCTGGGGAGTCCAGTCCTGTTGATGGAGCCACGGGGGTGTTGTCCATTCCTGGAAACTCAATGGCGGACGTGAGGGCCTTTCCGAATCCTTTTCGCCCAGGGAGAGACCCCTTGTTTTACATGACCGATGTCCCCGTGGGATCAAACGTCAAACTGTTTACCGTGGCGGGTGAACAGGTTCGTGAGCTCCCTCCAGCGGATAGTGCAGGGGTCACCCGTTGGGATGGGCGAAACGCCCATGGGAGCGCGGTTGCCCCCGGGGTGTATCTGGGCGTCATCGAAAAAGATGGGCAGAAAAAGAACATTCGAGTGGGCGTCGAATGA
- a CDS encoding PorV/PorQ family protein: protein MMGVILKHGKETILVVVLTLCGGVAFGGAFSREARGTSAAPFLKLPVNARAAGLGGAVTALEGEAASLAWNPAGLASLTGRQATLGHSAYLDETAYSNGIYAQPFLGGGIGVGLRYFDGGTLTQTDSYDGTPIGNFHPIDWAVSLGYGREFREWSFGGAGKMVTSRVVHSDTTFAVDLGVLSPGYWSDRFHWGVAARNLGGKLKLADASHPLPVELSGGVAFRPLLPWLVTCDLKFPRDDSPTLSLGNEGHWVPTTGWLLIGRAGWSGTTGQDLGVLAGTTVGFGAQYSHLTVDYAFSPVDDLGNAHRVSLSYSF from the coding sequence ATGATGGGGGTTATTTTGAAGCACGGGAAGGAGACAATCCTGGTGGTCGTCCTCACTCTTTGCGGGGGAGTCGCTTTCGGGGGGGCCTTCTCGCGTGAGGCGCGGGGCACTTCGGCGGCGCCCTTTCTGAAACTTCCGGTCAATGCTCGGGCCGCGGGGTTGGGGGGAGCGGTCACAGCCTTGGAAGGGGAAGCCGCGTCCCTTGCGTGGAATCCCGCGGGGCTTGCTTCCCTCACCGGACGTCAGGCCACTTTGGGCCATTCCGCCTATCTGGATGAAACCGCCTATTCCAATGGGATCTACGCCCAACCTTTTCTTGGGGGAGGGATCGGGGTGGGGCTCCGGTACTTCGATGGGGGGACCCTGACCCAAACGGACAGTTACGATGGTACCCCGATCGGAAATTTTCACCCTATCGATTGGGCGGTCAGCCTGGGTTACGGAAGGGAATTCCGAGAGTGGTCGTTTGGTGGGGCGGGAAAAATGGTGACTTCACGTGTGGTTCACTCAGACACGACGTTCGCGGTGGATTTGGGTGTCCTCTCCCCGGGGTATTGGTCGGATCGGTTCCATTGGGGTGTCGCGGCGCGCAATTTGGGGGGAAAACTGAAACTGGCTGACGCGTCCCATCCGTTGCCGGTAGAGCTAAGCGGGGGTGTGGCGTTTCGCCCTCTTCTTCCTTGGCTCGTGACCTGTGACCTTAAGTTTCCCCGGGACGATTCTCCCACGCTGTCCCTTGGGAACGAAGGACATTGGGTTCCCACGACAGGCTGGCTCCTGATCGGTCGTGCCGGTTGGTCGGGGACCACGGGTCAAGACCTCGGCGTTCTTGCGGGAACCACGGTAGGGTTTGGGGCACAGTATTCTCACCTCACCGTTGATTACGCCTTTTCCCCTGTGGACGATTTAGGGAACGCCCACCGGGTCTCCCTCAGCTATTCCTTTTAG
- a CDS encoding phosphatase PAP2 family protein, with protein sequence MKKRLLGRYFLTGILPGLITGPLFAMENTPPSPRPSWMIPAAITGGLLAVAFSLDSEIHHRMMKSSKGELGNFLDGPEFGQPNGRLDFLGRPEFVVVSSGLLYGGGTWAGSDRTKRFAVTLTKATLVSGVAVLGVKFIAGRERPTPENDPDTFHFFQGSSKENVSFPSGHTATAFSWAAATTEEYPSLWVAAMAYGTAGLVGFSRSYQHRHWTSDVVAGAALGYFTGKAVARSEKKKGLLKGLYSDGRGLYWRREF encoded by the coding sequence ATGAAGAAACGCTTACTTGGACGATACTTCCTCACGGGAATCCTCCCCGGTCTCATCACGGGACCTCTTTTCGCCATGGAAAACACCCCACCTTCTCCTCGGCCTTCCTGGATGATCCCCGCCGCCATCACGGGAGGCCTTTTAGCGGTGGCCTTTTCTCTCGACTCTGAGATTCATCATCGAATGATGAAATCTTCGAAAGGAGAACTGGGCAATTTTTTGGATGGACCTGAATTCGGACAACCCAACGGGCGGTTGGACTTCCTGGGTCGACCGGAATTCGTGGTGGTGTCATCGGGACTTTTATATGGCGGAGGAACTTGGGCCGGGTCCGATCGGACAAAACGATTCGCCGTAACACTAACTAAAGCAACGTTGGTTAGCGGGGTCGCTGTTCTCGGGGTCAAATTCATTGCGGGCCGGGAACGCCCCACACCTGAGAACGACCCCGACACGTTCCATTTCTTCCAGGGGTCATCCAAAGAAAACGTATCCTTTCCGTCAGGACACACGGCCACCGCTTTTTCTTGGGCGGCTGCAACAACGGAAGAATATCCTTCCCTTTGGGTGGCCGCCATGGCTTACGGGACCGCGGGGCTCGTGGGGTTCAGCCGATCCTACCAACACCGACATTGGACCAGCGATGTGGTGGCCGGGGCGGCGCTGGGTTATTTCACGGGGAAAGCCGTGGCCCGGTCGGAGAAAAAGAAAGGGTTATTGAAGGGTCTCTATTCCGACGGTCGGGGACTTTACTGGCGGCGAGAATTTTAA